One window of Inquilinus sp. Marseille-Q2685 genomic DNA carries:
- a CDS encoding NrsF family protein: protein MTETERTRTEDLIAQLAADARPVRPLRPPMLRAALWLLIAAAVIAAVVALKGVRHERMEEMAETSYQLEWAGAMLTGILAAIAAFHVSLPDRSRRWALLPVPGLVFWLASMGYGCLTDWIRFGPDGFVLGTSFRCFTNILMVSIPLWGLLVVMLRFAGSVRPTATIVTGMLAASALVSCGVSLFHPLDTTIMVLIWHGGSIALLVGLARLFNRRLFALIAPRPAPSV from the coding sequence ATGACGGAGACGGAGCGGACTCGCACCGAAGATCTGATCGCGCAACTTGCCGCCGATGCCCGGCCGGTCCGCCCGTTGCGGCCGCCAATGCTGCGGGCGGCACTGTGGCTGCTGATCGCCGCCGCCGTGATCGCCGCCGTGGTCGCGCTGAAAGGCGTCCGGCACGAGCGGATGGAGGAGATGGCGGAGACCTCCTACCAGCTCGAATGGGCCGGCGCGATGCTGACCGGCATCCTCGCCGCCATCGCCGCCTTCCATGTCAGCCTGCCCGACCGGTCGCGGCGCTGGGCTCTGCTGCCGGTTCCGGGGCTGGTCTTCTGGTTGGCCTCGATGGGCTATGGCTGCCTGACCGACTGGATCCGCTTCGGCCCGGACGGCTTTGTCCTCGGCACCAGCTTCCGCTGTTTCACGAACATCCTGATGGTGAGCATTCCGCTCTGGGGGCTGCTGGTGGTGATGCTGCGCTTCGCGGGGTCGGTGCGGCCGACCGCCACCATCGTCACCGGGATGCTGGCTGCATCGGCCCTCGTCTCCTGCGGCGTGTCGCTGTTTCATCCGCTCGACACCACGATCATGGTGCTGATCTGGCACGGCGGCTCGATCGCGCTGCTCGTCGGGCTGGCCAGGCTGTTCAACCGCCGGCTGTTCGCGCTGATCGCTCCGCGTCCCGCCCCTTCGGTCTGA
- a CDS encoding response regulator, whose product MCGGRVLLVEDDVLVRLLAVEALVDGGFDVAEAADGPEALRLLDGGEFDLMITDVGLPGMTGAELAAQVRRERPSLKVLFTTGYGVEDGVPADLPTLRKPYAADALASTVRSMLASGA is encoded by the coding sequence ATGTGTGGCGGACGTGTGTTGCTGGTCGAGGACGACGTGCTGGTGCGTCTCCTCGCCGTGGAGGCCCTGGTCGATGGCGGCTTCGATGTCGCCGAGGCGGCGGACGGGCCCGAGGCGCTGCGCCTGCTCGACGGCGGCGAATTCGACCTGATGATCACCGATGTCGGCCTGCCGGGCATGACCGGGGCCGAGCTGGCCGCCCAGGTGCGGCGCGAGCGGCCGTCGCTGAAGGTGCTGTTCACCACCGGCTACGGCGTCGAGGACGGGGTGCCGGCCGACCTGCCCACCCTGCGCAAGCCCTACGCCGCCGACGCCCTGGCCTCGACCGTGCGGTCGATGCTGGCGTCGGGCGCGTAG